A genomic stretch from Kribbella amoyensis includes:
- a CDS encoding phosphoadenylyl-sulfate reductase, protein MSTDLKTLAEEANERLADASAQELLAWARETFGDDLVVTASMADGALPHLAAEAAPGVDVLFLDTGYHFAETIGTRDAVAATLPINLINATPKQTVAEQDAEYGKDLFATNPDQCCALRKVEPLNRVLSGYKAWVTGVRREEAPTRANTQVIEYDAKRDMVKLNPIAPWTQEDLDGYIADNGVLVNLLQYDGYPSIGCQPCTRQVAPGEDPRSGRWSGQGKVECGLHT, encoded by the coding sequence ATGAGCACAGACTTGAAGACGCTCGCCGAGGAGGCGAACGAACGACTGGCCGACGCCTCGGCGCAGGAGTTGCTGGCGTGGGCGCGGGAGACCTTCGGGGACGACCTGGTGGTGACCGCTTCGATGGCGGACGGTGCGCTCCCCCACCTGGCGGCCGAGGCGGCTCCCGGAGTGGACGTGCTGTTCCTCGACACCGGTTACCACTTCGCCGAGACGATCGGGACCCGGGACGCGGTCGCCGCGACGCTGCCGATCAACCTGATCAACGCGACCCCGAAGCAGACCGTCGCCGAGCAGGACGCCGAGTACGGCAAGGACCTGTTCGCGACCAACCCCGACCAGTGCTGCGCGCTCCGCAAGGTCGAGCCGCTGAACCGGGTGCTGTCCGGCTACAAGGCCTGGGTGACCGGGGTACGCCGGGAGGAGGCGCCGACGCGGGCCAACACCCAGGTGATCGAGTACGACGCCAAGCGCGACATGGTGAAGCTGAACCCGATCGCGCCGTGGACCCAGGAGGACCTGGACGGGTACATCGCCGACAACGGCGTCCTGGTCAACCTGCTGCAGTACGACGGCTACCCGTCGATCGGCTGCCAGCCGTGCACCCGGCAGGTCGCGCCCGGCGAGGACCCGCGCAGTGGCCGCTGGTCCGGCCAGGGCAAGGTCGAATGCGGGTTGCACACGTGA
- a CDS encoding sulfate adenylyltransferase subunit 1: protein MSTLLRLATAGSVDDGKSTLVGRLLHDCKAILADQIAHVKTVSEARGGDFDFALLTDGLRAEREQGITIDVAYRYFATDKRSFILADCPGHVQYTRNTVTGASTADVVIILVDARHGVLEQTRRHLAVAGLLRVPHVVLAVNKIDLVGYDEAVFKGIAKDVAQLADQLGIADVQAVPVSALVGDNVVERSAATSWYDGPTLLEYLENASGRTDVSGQPLRFPVQYVIRPQTDDEYRDYRGYTGTVASGTVSVGDQVVVLPAGRRTSIAGIDRPVVGATATAVAERPSAVAGEAVTVRLADDIDVARGSVIVAADASPGTRRELSATVCWLSDRPLTVGARLLIKHTTTTAQAIVTRIDGALDLDTLGVIDAAGLDLNDIGKVQLKIAAPLAADPYARNTITGSFLLIDAHDGWTLAAGMIDEAEGEPL from the coding sequence ATGAGCACACTGCTGCGACTCGCCACCGCGGGTTCGGTGGACGACGGCAAGTCGACCCTGGTCGGTCGGCTGCTGCACGACTGCAAGGCGATCCTCGCCGACCAGATCGCGCACGTGAAGACGGTCTCCGAGGCCCGCGGCGGCGACTTCGACTTCGCGCTGCTGACCGACGGCCTGCGGGCCGAGCGGGAGCAGGGCATCACGATCGACGTCGCCTACCGGTACTTCGCCACCGACAAGCGGTCGTTCATCCTGGCCGACTGCCCGGGCCACGTGCAGTACACCCGGAACACGGTCACCGGCGCGTCCACCGCGGACGTGGTGATCATCCTGGTCGACGCCCGGCACGGGGTCCTCGAGCAGACCCGGCGGCATCTCGCCGTGGCCGGCCTGCTCCGGGTCCCGCACGTCGTGCTGGCGGTGAACAAGATCGACCTGGTCGGCTACGACGAGGCGGTCTTCAAGGGCATCGCCAAGGACGTCGCGCAGCTCGCCGACCAGCTCGGCATCGCCGATGTCCAGGCCGTCCCGGTCTCGGCGCTGGTCGGGGACAACGTGGTGGAGCGCTCCGCGGCGACCTCCTGGTACGACGGCCCGACCCTGCTGGAGTACCTGGAGAACGCCTCCGGGCGGACGGACGTGTCCGGGCAGCCGCTGCGCTTCCCGGTCCAGTACGTGATCCGGCCGCAGACCGACGACGAGTACCGCGACTACCGCGGCTACACCGGCACCGTTGCCTCCGGCACCGTTTCGGTGGGCGACCAGGTGGTCGTGCTGCCGGCCGGCCGGCGGACCTCGATCGCCGGGATCGACCGGCCCGTGGTCGGCGCGACCGCGACCGCCGTCGCCGAGCGCCCGTCCGCGGTCGCCGGTGAGGCCGTCACGGTCCGGCTGGCCGACGACATCGACGTCGCCCGCGGCTCGGTGATCGTCGCTGCCGACGCCTCCCCCGGCACCCGCCGGGAACTGTCCGCCACCGTGTGCTGGCTGTCCGACCGCCCACTGACCGTGGGCGCCCGGCTGCTGATCAAGCACACCACCACCACGGCCCAGGCCATCGTCACCCGGATCGACGGGGCGCTGGACCTGGACACGCTCGGAGTCATCGACGCCGCCGGGCTCGACCTGAACGACATCGGCAAGGTGCAACTCAAGATCGCCGCACCGCTGGCCGCCGATCCGTACGCCCGCAACACCATCACCGGATCGTTCCTGCTGATCGACGCCCACGACGGGTGGACGCTCGCGGCCGGCATGATCGACGAAGCAGAAGGGGAACCGCTGTGA
- a CDS encoding acyl-CoA dehydrogenase family protein, translated as MADPFAVTNQAPPLRGVNFFTQDTALGDALRPFADLTADPGLTAIGALAGSPEALAHALPANQNPPVLKTHDRYGRRIDEVEFHPSWHWLMERAVGFGLQAAPWTSTAASPHLTRAAGFYLWSQVEPGHGCPISMTYAAVPALRASEHLAAEWIPGLAATAYDVRRLPAAEKAGVLAGMGMTEKQGGSDVRANLTTATPSGNGDEYLLNGHKWFCSAPQVDVFLVLAQAPEGLSCFVVPRVLADGNRNTFALQRLKDKLGNRSNASSEVEFHNTLGYRLGDEGAGVRTIIEMVAATRLDCVLGSAALMRRALVEATWHTSYRSAFGGLLRDKPAMRNVLADLAIESEAATALAIRLAAAVDAALAGDEQAAAFRRIALPLAKFWVCKRTPMTVAEALECLGGNGYVEESGLPLLYRESPLNSIWEGSGTVNALDVLRALRRPESLEAWLTEVGAASGADHRLDAAVTDVLESLADVSEAEAGARRLAARMAACLQASLLVRHSTPDVADAFVASRLAGDWGGVFGTLPRTTRFSTVVDRVI; from the coding sequence ATGGCGGACCCTTTCGCGGTAACGAATCAGGCTCCCCCACTCCGGGGAGTGAACTTCTTCACGCAGGACACGGCACTCGGTGACGCTCTGCGCCCGTTCGCCGACCTGACCGCCGACCCCGGCCTGACCGCGATCGGGGCGCTGGCGGGATCACCGGAGGCCCTCGCGCACGCGCTGCCCGCGAACCAGAACCCGCCTGTCCTGAAGACCCACGACCGCTACGGCCGGCGGATCGACGAGGTGGAGTTCCACCCGTCCTGGCACTGGCTGATGGAGCGAGCCGTCGGCTTCGGCCTGCAGGCGGCCCCCTGGACGAGTACCGCGGCGTCGCCCCACCTCACCCGCGCCGCCGGCTTCTACCTGTGGTCCCAGGTCGAGCCCGGCCACGGCTGCCCGATCTCGATGACGTACGCCGCGGTCCCGGCCCTGCGCGCCTCCGAACACCTCGCCGCCGAGTGGATCCCCGGCCTCGCCGCCACCGCGTACGACGTGCGCCGGCTGCCCGCCGCGGAGAAGGCCGGCGTGCTCGCGGGGATGGGGATGACCGAGAAACAAGGCGGATCCGACGTCCGGGCCAACCTCACCACGGCGACGCCGTCGGGCAACGGCGACGAGTACCTGCTGAACGGGCACAAGTGGTTCTGCTCGGCCCCCCAGGTGGACGTGTTCCTCGTACTCGCCCAGGCGCCGGAGGGACTCAGCTGCTTCGTCGTCCCCCGGGTCCTTGCTGACGGCAACCGGAATACGTTTGCCCTGCAACGGCTCAAGGACAAGCTCGGCAACCGGTCGAACGCGTCCAGCGAGGTCGAGTTCCACAACACGCTCGGCTACCGGCTCGGCGACGAGGGCGCCGGCGTCCGGACGATCATCGAGATGGTCGCCGCGACCCGGCTGGACTGTGTCCTCGGCTCGGCGGCGTTGATGCGTCGCGCCCTGGTCGAGGCGACCTGGCACACGTCGTACCGGAGCGCGTTCGGCGGGTTGCTGCGCGACAAGCCGGCGATGCGGAACGTCCTGGCCGACCTCGCGATCGAGAGCGAGGCGGCGACCGCACTCGCGATCCGGCTCGCGGCCGCGGTCGACGCCGCACTGGCCGGGGACGAACAGGCCGCGGCGTTCCGGCGGATCGCGTTGCCGCTGGCGAAGTTCTGGGTCTGCAAGCGCACCCCGATGACGGTCGCGGAGGCGCTGGAGTGCCTCGGTGGCAACGGGTACGTCGAGGAGTCGGGGCTGCCGTTGCTGTACCGGGAGTCGCCGCTGAACTCGATCTGGGAAGGCTCCGGCACGGTCAACGCCCTCGACGTACTCCGCGCGCTCCGCCGGCCGGAGTCGCTGGAGGCCTGGCTGACCGAGGTCGGTGCGGCCAGTGGAGCCGACCATCGCCTGGACGCCGCGGTGACCGACGTCCTGGAGTCGCTCGCCGACGTTTCCGAGGCCGAAGCGGGCGCTCGCCGGCTGGCCGCGCGGATGGCCGCGTGCCTGCAGGCGTCACTGCTCGTCCGCCACTCGACACCCGACGTCGCCGACGCTTTCGTGGCGTCCCGGCTCGCGGGTGACTGGGGTGGCGTGTTCGGGACGCTGCCGCGGACCACGCGGTTCTCGACCGTCGTCGACCGGGTGATCTGA
- a CDS encoding glycine hydroxymethyltransferase has translation MTQPFDAAAASAAYRSALEVIGAVEPTIAGAIRSELEDQRSSLKLIASENYASPATLLTMGNWLSDKYAEGTIGHRFYAGCQNVDIVEQTAADHAKALFGAPHAYVQPHSGIDANLVAFWAILAQRIEAPALAEASAKHVNDLTEQDWTKLRKALGDQRMLGMSLDAGGHLTHGFRPNISGKMFHQSSYGTDPETGLLDYDEVARTAREFKPLVLIAGYSAYPRKVNFAKMREIADEVGATLMVDMAHFAGLVAGKVFTGDFDPIPHAHVTTTTTHKSLRGPRGGMVLCQPEYADSVDRGCPMVLGGPLSHVMAAKAVALAEARQPSFQTYAQAVADNAVSLAEGLMKRGVKLVTDGTENHLVLLDVSSYGITGRQAESALLDAGIVTNRNAIPRDPNGAWYTSGVRIGTPALTTRGFGADEFDRVAELITDVLSSVTPTTTSAGAPSKAKYELAAGVADKTRAASAEMLDKHPLYPGLELS, from the coding sequence ATGACTCAACCCTTCGACGCCGCGGCCGCGTCGGCGGCGTACCGCAGCGCCCTCGAGGTGATCGGCGCGGTGGAGCCCACCATCGCGGGCGCCATCCGGTCCGAGCTGGAGGACCAGCGGTCCTCGCTCAAACTGATCGCGAGTGAGAACTACGCCTCCCCCGCGACCCTGCTGACGATGGGCAACTGGCTGTCCGACAAGTACGCCGAGGGCACCATCGGGCACCGCTTCTACGCCGGCTGCCAGAACGTCGACATCGTCGAGCAGACCGCCGCGGACCACGCGAAGGCGCTGTTCGGCGCCCCGCACGCCTACGTCCAGCCGCACTCCGGGATCGACGCCAACCTGGTCGCGTTCTGGGCGATCCTGGCCCAGCGGATCGAGGCCCCGGCACTGGCCGAGGCGAGTGCCAAGCATGTCAACGACCTGACCGAACAAGACTGGACCAAGCTCCGCAAGGCGCTCGGCGACCAGCGGATGCTCGGCATGTCGCTCGACGCCGGCGGCCACCTCACCCACGGCTTCCGGCCGAACATCTCCGGCAAGATGTTCCACCAGAGCTCGTACGGCACCGACCCGGAGACCGGCCTGCTGGACTACGACGAGGTCGCCCGGACGGCCCGTGAGTTCAAGCCGCTGGTCCTGATCGCCGGGTACTCCGCGTACCCGCGCAAGGTGAACTTCGCCAAGATGCGCGAGATCGCGGACGAGGTCGGCGCGACCCTGATGGTCGACATGGCGCACTTCGCCGGGCTCGTCGCCGGCAAGGTGTTCACCGGCGACTTCGACCCGATCCCGCACGCGCACGTCACCACGACCACCACGCACAAGTCGCTCCGCGGCCCGCGCGGCGGCATGGTGCTCTGCCAGCCCGAGTACGCCGACTCGGTGGACCGTGGCTGCCCGATGGTGCTCGGTGGTCCGCTCAGCCACGTGATGGCGGCCAAGGCCGTCGCTTTGGCCGAGGCGCGGCAGCCGTCCTTCCAGACCTACGCGCAGGCCGTCGCCGACAACGCGGTCAGCCTGGCCGAGGGCCTGATGAAGCGTGGCGTCAAGCTGGTCACCGACGGTACCGAGAACCACCTGGTGCTGCTGGACGTCTCGTCGTACGGCATCACCGGCCGGCAGGCCGAGTCGGCGCTGCTGGACGCGGGCATCGTCACCAACCGGAACGCGATCCCGCGCGATCCGAACGGCGCCTGGTACACCTCGGGCGTCCGGATCGGTACGCCGGCGCTGACCACGCGCGGGTTCGGCGCCGACGAGTTCGACCGGGTGGCCGAGCTGATCACCGACGTGCTGTCCAGCGTCACCCCGACCACCACGTCGGCCGGCGCGCCGTCGAAGGCGAAGTACGAGCTGGCCGCCGGCGTGGCCGACAAGACCCGCGCCGCCTCGGCCGAGATGCTCGACAAGCACCCGCTGTACCCGGGCCTCGAGCTCAGCTGA
- a CDS encoding YihY/virulence factor BrkB family protein, whose translation MARSGSAHDGGTSVSFAWARKIPATTWKLITQTVGTCLRYRVTGLAAEAAFFAILSLPPLIFGLAGSIGYIASRFFEVETIGDIKQQIAELAARALTDESVQGVIVPTLNQVLDGGRPDVISIGFVLALWSGSRALNVFVDTITIMYGMGGKRGIVRTRALSFSLYCAALVIGVIVLPLVLAGPDAVDAVLPQRVDFLNQLYWPVVTILSAGFLNTLYHLSVPVRTPWVSDLPGSFLALSIWILGSFVLRWILQSTVGGTSIYGPLAAPIAVLMWLYMTAIAVLIGAALNAVVDRLWPHKSRPDRDEAAAEPVMKAESDHHQDQVIKPGEQRPEIQVARVVEGLGVRPVAPSAESPPDASAETAPAEPAPVEKAPAEKAAADKEAVENAPEKVKHPKNAPPERPAPDSTRPRPSTLTPMPERDGERPERKRATDRSGASAGKPGAPTDGENLR comes from the coding sequence ATGGCACGCTCTGGGTCAGCGCACGACGGAGGGACGTCGGTCTCCTTCGCGTGGGCCCGCAAGATCCCCGCGACGACCTGGAAGCTGATCACCCAGACCGTCGGTACCTGTCTGCGCTACCGCGTCACCGGCCTGGCCGCCGAGGCCGCGTTCTTCGCGATCCTCTCGCTGCCGCCGCTGATCTTCGGGCTGGCCGGCTCGATCGGTTACATCGCCAGCCGGTTCTTCGAGGTCGAGACGATCGGCGACATCAAACAGCAGATCGCCGAGCTGGCCGCTCGCGCGCTGACCGACGAGTCGGTCCAGGGCGTGATCGTGCCGACCCTGAACCAGGTCCTCGACGGTGGCCGGCCGGACGTCATCTCGATCGGTTTCGTGCTGGCGCTGTGGTCCGGCAGCCGCGCGCTGAACGTCTTCGTCGACACCATCACGATCATGTACGGGATGGGCGGCAAGCGCGGCATCGTCCGCACCCGCGCCTTGTCCTTCAGCCTGTACTGCGCGGCCCTGGTGATCGGCGTCATCGTGCTCCCGCTGGTGCTGGCCGGCCCGGACGCGGTCGACGCCGTGCTCCCGCAACGGGTCGACTTCCTGAACCAGCTGTACTGGCCGGTGGTCACGATCCTGTCGGCGGGCTTCCTGAACACCCTGTACCACCTGTCGGTCCCGGTGCGGACGCCCTGGGTCTCCGACCTGCCCGGCTCGTTCCTCGCGCTCTCGATCTGGATCCTGGGCAGCTTCGTGCTGCGCTGGATCCTGCAGAGCACGGTCGGCGGGACGTCGATCTACGGTCCGCTGGCGGCGCCGATCGCGGTCCTGATGTGGCTCTACATGACCGCGATCGCGGTCCTGATCGGCGCGGCCCTGAACGCGGTCGTCGACCGGCTGTGGCCGCACAAGTCCCGGCCGGACCGCGACGAGGCCGCGGCCGAGCCGGTGATGAAGGCCGAGTCCGACCACCACCAGGACCAGGTGATCAAGCCGGGCGAGCAGCGTCCCGAGATCCAGGTCGCCCGCGTCGTCGAGGGCCTCGGCGTACGGCCGGTCGCTCCTTCGGCCGAATCGCCGCCGGACGCGTCCGCCGAGACCGCCCCGGCTGAGCCGGCTCCGGTCGAGAAGGCCCCGGCGGAGAAGGCTGCGGCGGACAAGGAAGCGGTGGAGAACGCGCCGGAGAAGGTCAAGCATCCGAAGAACGCACCGCCGGAGCGCCCGGCCCCGGACAGCACGCGCCCGCGGCCGTCGACCCTCACACCGATGCCGGAGCGGGACGGCGAGCGGCCGGAGCGGAAGCGGGCCACGGACCGCAGCGGGGCGTCGGCCGGAAAACCCGGTGCGCCCACCGACGGTGAGAACCTACGCTGA
- the cysD gene encoding sulfate adenylyltransferase subunit CysD: protein MRVAHVTATIGTEPAITTVSNLDALESESIFVFREVAAEFERPVILFSGGKDSIVMLHLARKAFAPAGVPFTLLHVDTGHNFPEVLAYRDETVAALGLRLEVASVEDYLADGRLRERSDGTRNPLQTVPLLDAINGHKFDAVFGGGRRDEERARAKERIFSLRDEFGQWDPRNQRPELWSLYNGKHRPGEHVRVFPLSNWTELDVWNYISREEIPLPSIYYAHERDVFERDGMLLAVGPYSQPRDGEEVGRRVVRYRTVGDMSCTGAVASTAASPAEVVVEVAASELTERGATRADDRVSEAAMEDRKREGYF from the coding sequence ATGCGGGTTGCACACGTGACCGCCACGATCGGGACGGAGCCGGCCATCACGACCGTCAGCAACCTGGACGCGCTGGAGAGCGAGTCCATCTTCGTCTTCCGCGAGGTGGCGGCCGAGTTCGAGCGGCCGGTGATCCTGTTCTCCGGTGGCAAGGACTCGATCGTGATGCTGCACCTGGCCCGGAAGGCGTTCGCGCCGGCGGGTGTGCCGTTCACGTTGCTGCACGTCGACACCGGGCACAACTTCCCCGAGGTACTGGCCTACCGCGACGAGACCGTGGCCGCGCTCGGGCTGCGGCTCGAGGTGGCGTCGGTGGAGGACTACCTCGCCGACGGCCGGTTGCGGGAGCGCTCCGACGGCACCCGGAACCCGCTGCAGACGGTGCCGTTGCTGGACGCGATCAACGGGCACAAGTTCGACGCGGTGTTCGGCGGCGGTCGCCGGGACGAGGAGCGGGCCCGGGCCAAGGAACGGATCTTCAGCCTGCGCGACGAGTTCGGCCAGTGGGACCCGCGGAACCAGCGGCCGGAGCTGTGGTCGCTGTACAACGGCAAGCACCGGCCGGGCGAGCACGTCCGGGTCTTCCCGCTGTCGAACTGGACCGAGCTCGACGTGTGGAACTACATCTCCCGCGAGGAGATCCCGCTGCCGAGCATCTACTACGCGCACGAGCGGGACGTGTTCGAGCGCGACGGCATGTTGCTTGCCGTCGGCCCGTACTCCCAGCCACGGGACGGCGAGGAGGTCGGCCGGCGGGTGGTCCGGTACCGGACCGTGGGCGACATGTCCTGCACCGGCGCGGTCGCGTCGACCGCGGCGTCCCCGGCGGAGGTCGTGGTCGAGGTGGCGGCGAGCGAGCTGACCGAACGGGGCGCGACCCGGGCCGACGACCGGGTCAGCGAGGCCGCGATGGAAGACCGCAAGCGGGAGGGCTACTTCTGA
- a CDS encoding ArsR/SmtB family transcription factor — translation MSPANRRSADASVIAAIHHPLRRRLIDHLGVNGPSTASRLAGATGELVGNVSHHLKVLAAAGVIEEAPELARNRRERWWRTAKVSYSWSIADAGGDPAGELVAATAEEANLGHHATKVRQWFERRHAYDDAWIRAAFSTESWVTLTPERLTELGDRIGAIIQEYVDAPDSGDEVETVFVFAHGVPARP, via the coding sequence ATGAGCCCTGCGAACCGGCGTTCCGCGGACGCCTCCGTGATCGCCGCGATCCATCATCCGCTCCGCCGCCGGCTGATCGACCACCTCGGCGTGAACGGCCCGTCGACCGCGTCCCGGCTGGCCGGCGCGACCGGCGAACTGGTCGGAAACGTCAGCCACCACTTGAAAGTGCTGGCCGCGGCCGGCGTGATCGAGGAGGCGCCGGAGCTGGCCAGGAATCGCCGGGAACGCTGGTGGCGGACGGCCAAGGTGTCGTACTCGTGGTCGATCGCGGACGCCGGCGGGGACCCGGCCGGCGAGCTGGTGGCGGCCACCGCCGAGGAGGCGAACCTGGGCCATCACGCCACCAAGGTGCGGCAGTGGTTCGAGCGCCGGCACGCCTACGACGACGCCTGGATCCGGGCCGCGTTCTCGACCGAGAGTTGGGTCACACTGACCCCCGAACGGCTCACCGAGCTCGGCGACCGCATCGGCGCGATCATCCAGGAGTACGTCGACGCGCCCGACTCCGGCGACGAGGTGGAGACCGTCTTCGTGTTCGCGCACGGCGTCCCGGCCCGGCCGTGA
- a CDS encoding MFS transporter, translating to MTTTDEYAEVAFPPLGRDRRVQGWIFSAAVSQIGDVAWYVGLAWSAAQVTTPAGAGLVMGIGALPRALVLLWGGALADRLDARRTMILANLGRIVVLATAGAIVLTSGVTLPLLLTVAVLFGVMDAIYTPAAGTIPRRMVRGEDLVKLAAGTQLANRLAVFVGAPLGGLLVAHGGLAAVMLVDALSFAVIAVALAWVVRPRLPQPSSSGASIRADLRDGFGYLRRDVSARTLVIAFFGLNLCVGPVIAVGLVQRTHVDGWGAGALGWFQACSGISAALGAVIALRWKPRRPARTGLLLLIPQAAGCVMIGAVPRVVVFVAMAMIGMTAGLASAQLSGAFQQTIEPAFLGRTSSIVSLSDEALMPLAMTGFGALISLTDVTFACAALGTAFAVLMLWSAARLKG from the coding sequence GTGACGACCACCGACGAGTACGCCGAGGTCGCGTTCCCGCCGTTGGGCCGGGACCGCCGGGTGCAAGGGTGGATCTTCTCGGCGGCGGTGTCGCAGATCGGGGATGTCGCCTGGTACGTCGGGCTGGCGTGGAGCGCGGCCCAGGTGACCACGCCGGCCGGCGCGGGCCTGGTGATGGGGATCGGCGCGTTGCCCCGGGCCTTGGTGCTCCTGTGGGGCGGAGCGCTGGCCGACCGGCTCGACGCCCGGCGGACGATGATCCTCGCCAACCTCGGCCGGATCGTCGTCCTGGCCACCGCGGGCGCGATCGTGCTGACGAGCGGCGTCACGCTGCCGCTTCTGCTGACCGTCGCGGTTCTCTTCGGCGTGATGGACGCGATCTACACGCCGGCCGCGGGGACGATTCCACGCCGGATGGTCCGCGGCGAGGACCTGGTGAAACTCGCCGCCGGGACCCAGCTCGCGAATCGGCTGGCCGTCTTCGTCGGCGCACCCCTGGGCGGCCTGCTCGTTGCGCACGGCGGGCTGGCCGCGGTGATGCTGGTGGACGCGCTGTCGTTCGCCGTGATCGCGGTCGCGCTGGCCTGGGTGGTCCGTCCCCGGTTGCCGCAACCGTCGTCGAGCGGCGCGTCGATCCGCGCTGACCTGCGCGACGGCTTCGGGTACCTGCGCCGCGACGTCTCGGCCCGGACCTTGGTGATCGCCTTCTTCGGGTTGAACCTGTGTGTCGGCCCGGTCATCGCGGTCGGCCTGGTGCAACGGACCCACGTCGACGGCTGGGGTGCCGGTGCACTCGGCTGGTTCCAGGCGTGCTCCGGGATCTCGGCCGCGCTCGGCGCCGTGATCGCGCTGCGCTGGAAACCACGCCGCCCGGCCCGGACGGGGTTGCTGCTGCTGATCCCGCAGGCGGCCGGGTGCGTCATGATTGGAGCCGTCCCGCGGGTCGTCGTGTTCGTGGCGATGGCGATGATCGGGATGACGGCCGGCCTGGCTTCCGCGCAGTTGTCCGGCGCGTTCCAGCAAACGATCGAGCCGGCGTTCCTCGGCCGGACGTCGAGCATCGTCAGCCTGTCCGACGAGGCCCTGATGCCACTGGCGATGACCGGCTTCGGCGCCCTGATCTCCCTGACCGACGTCACCTTCGCCTGCGCGGCACTGGGTACGGCGTTCGCGGTCCTGATGCTGTGGTCCGCCGCCCGCCTGAAGGGCTGA
- a CDS encoding nitrite/sulfite reductase — translation MTGVTSAPRKPARPRKGKGEGQWALGYREPLNKNEENKKNDDGLNVRARIENVYAHGGFDSIDPADLRGRFRWWGLYTQRKPGIDGGKTATLEPEELDDKYFMLRVRIEGGQLSTEQLRVIAEVSSTYARDTADITDRQNIQLHWIRVEDVPAIWQKLEAVGLYTTEACGDVPRVVIASPVAGIAADEIIDPSPAIDEIVEKYIGSTEFSNLPRKFKTAITGHPSHDVVPEVNDIAFVGVEHPEHGPGFDLWVGGGLSTNPMLAQRLGTWIPLDEVHEAWWGVTSIFRDYGYRRLRNRARLKFLVADWGVEKFREVLESKYLKRKLIDGPAPEIPAVQGDHVGVYRQKDGRFYVGVAPVVGRVSGSSLAKVADVVAAHGSDRIRTTAQQKLIVLDVEESKVESLVQQLGELGYQARPSAWRRNTMACTGIEFCKLAIVETKARAAELIDELEQRIPELDVPITVNVNGCPNSCARIQVADIGLKGQLVRDADGNQVPGYQVHLGGGLGLDAGFGRKLRGHKVTSAELADYVERVTQNYLKERSEGERFAQWVVRADEEALQ, via the coding sequence ATGACTGGCGTCACCTCTGCTCCCCGCAAGCCTGCCCGCCCGCGTAAAGGCAAGGGCGAGGGCCAGTGGGCGCTCGGCTACCGCGAGCCGTTGAACAAGAACGAAGAGAACAAGAAGAACGACGACGGCCTGAACGTCCGGGCCCGGATCGAGAACGTGTACGCGCACGGCGGCTTCGACTCGATCGACCCGGCCGACCTGCGCGGCCGGTTCCGCTGGTGGGGTCTGTACACCCAGCGCAAGCCCGGCATCGACGGCGGCAAGACCGCGACGCTGGAGCCGGAGGAGCTGGACGACAAGTACTTCATGCTCCGGGTCCGGATCGAGGGCGGCCAGCTCAGCACCGAGCAGCTGCGGGTGATCGCGGAGGTGTCCAGCACGTACGCGCGCGACACCGCCGACATCACCGACCGGCAGAACATCCAGCTGCACTGGATCCGGGTCGAGGACGTGCCGGCGATCTGGCAGAAGCTCGAGGCGGTCGGTCTCTACACCACCGAGGCGTGCGGTGACGTCCCGCGCGTCGTGATCGCCAGCCCGGTCGCCGGGATCGCGGCCGACGAGATCATCGACCCGTCGCCGGCGATCGACGAGATCGTCGAGAAGTACATCGGCTCGACCGAGTTCTCCAACCTGCCGCGCAAGTTCAAGACCGCGATCACCGGCCACCCGTCGCACGACGTGGTGCCGGAGGTGAACGACATCGCGTTCGTCGGCGTGGAGCACCCCGAGCACGGCCCCGGGTTCGACCTGTGGGTCGGCGGCGGCCTGTCCACCAACCCGATGCTCGCCCAGCGGCTCGGGACCTGGATCCCGCTCGACGAGGTGCACGAGGCCTGGTGGGGCGTGACCAGCATCTTCCGCGACTACGGCTACCGCCGGCTGCGGAACCGGGCCCGGCTGAAGTTCCTGGTCGCCGACTGGGGCGTGGAGAAGTTCCGTGAGGTTCTCGAATCCAAGTACCTGAAGCGCAAGCTGATCGACGGACCGGCGCCGGAGATCCCGGCGGTCCAGGGCGACCACGTCGGCGTCTACCGGCAGAAGGACGGCCGGTTCTACGTGGGCGTCGCGCCCGTCGTCGGCCGGGTGTCCGGCAGCTCGCTGGCCAAGGTGGCCGACGTGGTCGCGGCGCACGGGTCGGACCGGATCCGGACCACCGCGCAGCAGAAGCTGATCGTGCTCGACGTCGAGGAGTCGAAGGTCGAGTCGCTGGTCCAGCAGCTCGGCGAGCTCGGGTACCAGGCGCGGCCGTCGGCGTGGCGGCGGAACACGATGGCCTGCACCGGGATCGAGTTCTGCAAGCTGGCGATCGTCGAGACCAAGGCCCGCGCGGCCGAGCTGATCGACGAGCTGGAGCAGCGGATCCCCGAGCTGGACGTGCCGATCACGGTGAACGTGAACGGCTGCCCGAACTCCTGCGCCCGGATCCAGGTCGCCGACATCGGCCTGAAGGGCCAGCTGGTCCGCGATGCCGACGGCAACCAGGTCCCCGGGTACCAGGTCCACCTCGGCGGCGGGCTCGGCCTGGACGCCGGGTTCGGCCGCAAGCTGCGCGGTCACAAGGTCACCTCGGCCGAGCTGGCCGACTACGTCGAGCGAGTCACCCAGAACTACCTGAAGGAACGGTCCGAGGGCGAGCGGTTCGCTCAGTGGGTCGTCCGTGCGGATGAGGAGGCACTGCAATGA